The following coding sequences lie in one Flavobacterium sediminis genomic window:
- a CDS encoding glycosyltransferase family 2 protein: MLYQQNDLEILVSTMNQKDLGFLYRMFPDDLWQSISVLVVNQTDGEELQSGFENVKVVNCYEFGLSKSRNIALQQAEKDLVLLADDDVIFEHDFAAKLLHAFNKNPFTDVVRFRYTQNGKQIKKYPQAFCQDLNWFQVLDISSVELAFKRKVILETNVRFDENFGIGACFPIGEEAIFVSDLKNKNFRISGEPEVILDHPGETTSKRINSEMLYFNQSAVFFRIFRNKYVLWIFLKLFFDLKQGKIGILQIPKLISQAIKGKKQYVKNSRL; this comes from the coding sequence GTGCTCTACCAACAAAATGATTTAGAAATTTTAGTTTCGACCATGAATCAAAAGGATCTCGGTTTTTTATATCGAATGTTTCCCGATGATCTATGGCAATCAATTTCCGTTTTGGTGGTGAATCAAACCGACGGAGAAGAGCTGCAGTCTGGTTTTGAAAATGTGAAAGTTGTGAACTGTTATGAATTCGGACTTTCAAAGAGCAGAAATATAGCCTTACAACAGGCTGAAAAAGATTTGGTTCTGCTAGCTGATGACGATGTTATTTTTGAACATGATTTTGCGGCTAAGTTATTACATGCGTTTAATAAAAATCCTTTTACAGATGTTGTTAGGTTCCGGTATACTCAAAACGGAAAACAGATCAAGAAATATCCGCAAGCCTTCTGTCAGGATTTAAACTGGTTTCAGGTTTTAGATATCTCTTCTGTAGAATTAGCTTTTAAGAGAAAAGTTATTCTGGAAACTAATGTCAGGTTTGATGAAAATTTCGGTATCGGAGCTTGTTTTCCGATAGGAGAGGAGGCAATTTTTGTGTCAGATCTGAAAAATAAAAACTTCAGGATAAGTGGTGAGCCGGAAGTCATTTTAGATCACCCGGGAGAAACAACAAGTAAAAGGATAAATTCTGAGATGCTTTATTTTAATCAAAGTGCCGTTTTTTTTAGAATTTTCAGGAATAAATATGTACTTTGGATTTTCTTAAAACTATTTTTTGATCTCAAACAAGGTAAAATAGGGATACTTCAGATTCCCAAGTTAATTTCACAGGCTATAAAAGGTAAAAAGCAGTATGTCAAAAATTCAAGATTGTAA